A single Dechloromonas denitrificans DNA region contains:
- a CDS encoding type VI secretion system amidase effector protein Tae4, with protein MLNLNYATLAGAYRRYAALNPAELFATLGWSDKAGIPGYTRNGAVLTSLALLSASVPLSGPLKIEAGPLAGRKVQNGANRLAAWLAERHTKPEILSLAKGMADVAYQLFGRRGIVAFIQGSGPAGGSMALLDGRNAAAVCIAAEGLHPLEAHFWEVS; from the coding sequence ATGCTCAATCTGAACTACGCCACTCTGGCCGGCGCCTATCGCCGCTATGCCGCGCTGAACCCGGCGGAACTGTTCGCCACGCTCGGCTGGTCGGACAAGGCCGGCATCCCCGGCTACACGCGTAACGGCGCCGTATTGACCAGCCTTGCGCTGCTCTCGGCCAGTGTTCCGTTGAGCGGCCCGCTGAAGATCGAGGCCGGGCCGCTTGCCGGCCGTAAGGTGCAGAACGGCGCCAACCGCCTGGCCGCCTGGTTAGCCGAACGCCATACCAAGCCGGAGATACTGTCGCTCGCCAAGGGCATGGCCGATGTTGCCTATCAGCTTTTTGGCCGCCGCGGCATTGTCGCCTTCATCCAGGGTAGCGGCCCGGCCGGCGGTTCGATGGCGCTGCTCGATGGCCGCAATGCCGCTGCCGTGTGTATCGCTGCCGAAGGCCTGCATCCGCTCGAAGCTCATTTCTGGGAAGTCTCCTGA